The genomic window CCCGCGTACTGGGGCGTGTAGCCGCACTCACTGGCCACATTCACGGCCAGCACCACCTTGCCCTTGTAGGCGGCGAGGGACTGGGGCTTGCCTTCCAGGGTGTTGAGGGTGAGTTCGTGCAGGGACATGGGCACCTTCCTTTCGGCGGCGGACAGGGACAGGCCTGTGGCGAGGGCGAGCATGGCGGGGATGGCGGGTATGAACAGACGGCGCATGGGGGCTCCGGGTGGGATTGGCAGTGCTGATTGGGTGCCGGCCGGGGGCGTTCCGTTCCGGGCCCGGCTGGGCGGAGGCTCCGGGCCCCCCGGCGGCCCCCGGGACCCGCCCGCCGGAAGCGCCCACTCGGGGCCTACGAAGAAGACCGGGCCTCGGGCATGCTTGCACCATGCGCCTCGGCCCCCTCCAACAGCACTTCCGGGAGCGTCTGCGCCAGCGGACGCCCTGGGCCGTGGTGCTGGCCTTCGCCCTGCTGTTCACAGCCTTCCAGTTCGTGCTGGTGCCGGCCTCGGTCCAGCTCAAGCACCCGGGGGCCGTGGCCAACGCGCTGCTGATGCCCTTCCTGGTGTCGTTCTCCTATGGCTTCCTCAGCCCCCTGCCCTGGCGCTGGACCGGGGATGACCGCTCCCGGGCGCCCCTCGGGCGCGGGCTGGCCCAGGCCCTGCTCTTCAATGCGCTGGTGGTGCTGGTGCTGGTCACCCTCAGCTGGTTCATGGTGCGCCACGCCAACCTGAAGGCCGAGGCCCTGGGGCTGGCGCAGGGGGCCAAGGGCAGCTTCCGGGGGATCCTCATGGTCAACCTCTTCGTGGGGGCGCCCATGATGACCATCATCGGGGGCATCATCTCGTTCTCGGTGATCACGGGCGAGGAAAAGGCGGCCATGGCGGCGAAGCTGGACGAGGCCCAATGGGTGCTGCTGCGGGGCCAGCTGAGCCCCCATGTCCTGTTCAACTCCCTGAACGGGCTTGCGGAGCTGGTGCGGCAGGATCCCCTGGCGGCCGAGCAGGCCATTCTGGATCTGTCCGAGCTGTACCGGGCCCTCCTCCGCCATGGGGACCGGGCCACGGCACCCCTGGGTGAGGAGCGCAGCCTGGTGCAGCGCTTCCTGGCGGTGGAGGGGCTTCGGCTTGGCGCCCGCCTGCGGGTCCGCTGGGACTGGGATCCGGCCTGCGACGCGGTGCCCGCGCCGCCCTTCCTGCTGCAGCCCCTGGTGGAAAACGCCCTGAAGCACGGCATCGCGCCCCACCCGGAGGGCGGAGAGCTGGTGATCTCCCTCCACCGTGAAGGGGCCGGCCTCCGCCTGCGGGTGGAGAACTCGGGCCGCGGCCTGGGCCTGGTGCCCGGCACGGGGGTGGGCCTGCGCAACCTGGAAGCCCGGCTGCGGCTGGCCTACGGTCCGGCGGCGACCCTCCACCTGCGCTCCGAAGGCGACCGCACCGTGGCCACCGTGGACCTGCCGCATCTGGAGGTGCGCCGATGAAACCCCTGCGTGTGGCCCTGGCCGACGACGAACCCCTGGCGCGGACCCGGCTGGCGCGGCTGCTGCGGGAGGCCGGCTGCGAGGTGAAGGCGGAGTTGGCGGATGGTGCCGCGGTGTTGGCCTGGCTGCGGGAGCCCAAGGATGTGGACGCGTTGTTCCTGGACATTCAGATGCCGGGGGCCACGGGGCTGGAGGTGGCCGCCGAGCTGGCGGACGGCCGCCAGGGTCCGCCCGTGGTGTTCGTCACCGCCCACTCGGAACATGCGGTGCGGGCCTTCGAGGCGGCGGCTGCGGACTACCTCCTGAAGCCCATCTCCGCCGACCGCCTGGCCCGGACGCTGGCGCGCCTGCGGGAGGGCGCCCCCCGGCGCGCCGAGGCTCCCCCGGCGCCCTCCCTCCGCTTCCCCGTGAAGGCCGGGGAGGGCCATGTGTTCCTCGACCTCCGGCGCACCACCCACTTCGAGGTGGAGGAGGAGGTCGTCTGGGCCTGGGCACCGGCCCAGGGCACCCCGCAGCGCCATCGGACCGCCTGGACCACCCTGGCGGAGGTCGAGGCGGCCTTTCCGGGTGTGGAGCTTGTGCGCATCCAGCGGCATCTGCTCCTGCGGCCGGAGGCGGTGCTGGGCCTCCGGCCGCTGGAGGGTGGCCGCGCCGCGGTGCGCGTGGGCGAGGGCCTGGACCTCGAGGTGAGCCGCAGCGTGACCCCGAGGCTGAAGGAGCGCCTGGGGTTGTGATGGGGCTGTGATGGGACTGTGACCTGCGTCGCGCCGCGGACCGCCGGAGTGCGCTAGCCTCTTGGCAGCTGGACGACCCCCATGCCCGAGTCCCCCTCGATCCGCCCGCCGACGCCGGTGGCCGCCACGGCCGGTGCCGCCAGGATCGCCGGCTGGTACGCGGTGATCTCGGGGCTGTGGATCCTGCTCTCCGACCGCCTCGTGGAGGTGGTGGCGCCCAGCGTGGCCTGGATGACGCGCCTGAGCATCCTCAAGGGCTGGCTCTTCGTGGGCGTGACCGCCGCCATGCTGTTCGTCATGGTGAAGCGCCTGGTGGCGGGCCTCGCCACCCGCGAGGCGCAGCTGGACACCCTGGTCCACGCCATCCCGGACCTGGTCTGGCTGAAGAACCCTGAGGGCGTCTACCTCGCCTGCAACCACGCCTTCGAGCGGTTCTTCGGGGCGAAGGAGGCGGCCATCCTGGGGAAGACCGATTACGACTTCGTCGCCAAGGACCTGGCGGACTTCTTCCGCCAGAAGGACCGGGAGGCCATGGAAGCCGGCGCTCCGCGCGTGAACGAGGAGTGGGTGACCCTGGCCGATACCGGGGAACGGGTGCTCCTGGAGACGCTCAAGACCCCCATGCGCGATGCCAGCGGGGCCATGGTGGGGGTGCTCGGCATCGGCCGGGACATCACCGCCCAGGACAGCCACAGCCGGGAGCGGGCGCGGCTCGAGGCCCAGCTCCACCAGGCCCAGAAGATGGAGACCATGGGCCGCTTCGCGGGGGGCGTGGCGCACGACTACAACAACATGCTCAGCGTCATCCTCGCCAACGCAGACCTGGCCCTCTACCAGATGGCCGAGGACCGGCCCGAGCGGAAGTACCTGGCGGACATCGTCAAGGCCGCCCGCCACTCGGCCGAGCTGACCGAGCAGATGCTGGCCTTCGCCCGGCGCCAACCCGTCCACCCCGAGGCCGTGGATCTGAACGAGACCGTGGCCTCCATGCTTGGCGTGCTGGGAGGGTTGGTGGGGGACCGCATCAAGCTCGACTGGAGGCCGGGGCCGGAGCTCTGGCCCGCGAAGGTGGATCCCACCCAGCTCCGGCAGGTGGTGACGAACCTGGTCATCAATGCCCGGGACGCGATCCGGGAGCAGGGCCGCATCGAGCTGGAAACCCGGAACGCGGTCCTGGCGGCGGGGGATGGCGCGGCCTGGGATGGGGCCGAACCGGGCGAGTATGTGGCGATCCAGGTGCGCGACACGGGCTGCGGCATGGCCCCGGAGCTGGTGGATCACATCTTCGAGCCCTTCTTCACCACCAAGGGGAAGGGCAAGGGCACGGGCCTCGGCCTCGCCCTGGTCCACGGCATCGTGAAGCAGCACCGGGGGGCCCTGCAGGTGGAGAGCACACCCGACCAGGGCAGCACCTTCCGGATCCTGCTGCCGCGGGTTTGACGCGGGTATATGCGGGTCGGCCAGGGGCTGGCTAGGGGCTGGGCCTACTTCCTCAGCTTCAGGAGGTCGAGGAAGATCACCAGGGCCATGAGGGAGGCCAGCAGGAGGAAGCCTCCCGTGAGGATCTTCTCCTTCAGCTCGATGGTCAGGTCTTTGCGGCGGAGCTTTTCGTAGGCCAGCAGGGCCATGTGGCCGCCATCCAGGGCCGGAATGGGCAGGGCGTTGAGGATGGCCAGCTGCAGGCTGATGGCGCCGCACATGAAGAGGAAGGTCTCCCAGCCGTGCTGGGCGGCGCGGCTGCCCTGGCGGATGATGCCGATGGGCCCGGCCACTTCGGCACTCTTGGCCTGGAAGCTGACGAGCCGCTTGAGGAAGCCGAAGACCTGGCCCGTGAGGCGCCAGGAGGTGCCCACGGCGTAACGGCCACCTTCCAGCAGGTCGCCGGGCCGGAAGGGGCGGAACTCCAGGGGCGTGGGCACGGGCAGGGGCATGAAGCCCAGGCGGCCCTTGCCGCCCTCGGCGCGGGGCGTGAGGGGGAGGTCCAGGGGCTTGCCCTCGCGGGTGAGGCGGAAGGGGACGGGCTGATCCGCGTGCGCCTGGATGTAGGCCACGGCGGTCTCCCACTCCGTGCCCGGGAAGCTCAGATCCCCGATGCCGCGGAGCTCGTCGCCGGCCTTGAGGCCGCCCTGCTCGGCCGCGCTGCCGGGGACCACCTCGACCACGGTCCAGGTTTCCAGCACCTTGGTGAC from Geothrix sp. includes these protein-coding regions:
- a CDS encoding histidine kinase — translated: MRLGPLQQHFRERLRQRTPWAVVLAFALLFTAFQFVLVPASVQLKHPGAVANALLMPFLVSFSYGFLSPLPWRWTGDDRSRAPLGRGLAQALLFNALVVLVLVTLSWFMVRHANLKAEALGLAQGAKGSFRGILMVNLFVGAPMMTIIGGIISFSVITGEEKAAMAAKLDEAQWVLLRGQLSPHVLFNSLNGLAELVRQDPLAAEQAILDLSELYRALLRHGDRATAPLGEERSLVQRFLAVEGLRLGARLRVRWDWDPACDAVPAPPFLLQPLVENALKHGIAPHPEGGELVISLHREGAGLRLRVENSGRGLGLVPGTGVGLRNLEARLRLAYGPAATLHLRSEGDRTVATVDLPHLEVRR
- a CDS encoding M50 family metallopeptidase, which encodes MNRLRLSLSSVFALAAVSVLAFKLPGVGFWGPILMLGGLIFLHEGGHFLAAKSMGMPVEVFSLGFGTRLFGFKWRETDVRLSLLPLGGYVKLAGFNPEEPGAEDPYGFLQQPFRKRMLFYSGGILANLATTLVLFTAVGIHQARVTKVLETWTVVEVVPGSAAEQGGLKAGDELRGIGDLSFPGTEWETAVAYIQAHADQPVPFRLTREGKPLDLPLTPRAEGGKGRLGFMPLPVPTPLEFRPFRPGDLLEGGRYAVGTSWRLTGQVFGFLKRLVSFQAKSAEVAGPIGIIRQGSRAAQHGWETFLFMCGAISLQLAILNALPIPALDGGHMALLAYEKLRRKDLTIELKEKILTGGFLLLASLMALVIFLDLLKLRK
- a CDS encoding PAS domain-containing sensor histidine kinase, with the translated sequence MPESPSIRPPTPVAATAGAARIAGWYAVISGLWILLSDRLVEVVAPSVAWMTRLSILKGWLFVGVTAAMLFVMVKRLVAGLATREAQLDTLVHAIPDLVWLKNPEGVYLACNHAFERFFGAKEAAILGKTDYDFVAKDLADFFRQKDREAMEAGAPRVNEEWVTLADTGERVLLETLKTPMRDASGAMVGVLGIGRDITAQDSHSRERARLEAQLHQAQKMETMGRFAGGVAHDYNNMLSVILANADLALYQMAEDRPERKYLADIVKAARHSAELTEQMLAFARRQPVHPEAVDLNETVASMLGVLGGLVGDRIKLDWRPGPELWPAKVDPTQLRQVVTNLVINARDAIREQGRIELETRNAVLAAGDGAAWDGAEPGEYVAIQVRDTGCGMAPELVDHIFEPFFTTKGKGKGTGLGLALVHGIVKQHRGALQVESTPDQGSTFRILLPRV
- a CDS encoding LytTR family DNA-binding domain-containing protein, which produces MKPLRVALADDEPLARTRLARLLREAGCEVKAELADGAAVLAWLREPKDVDALFLDIQMPGATGLEVAAELADGRQGPPVVFVTAHSEHAVRAFEAAAADYLLKPISADRLARTLARLREGAPRRAEAPPAPSLRFPVKAGEGHVFLDLRRTTHFEVEEEVVWAWAPAQGTPQRHRTAWTTLAEVEAAFPGVELVRIQRHLLLRPEAVLGLRPLEGGRAAVRVGEGLDLEVSRSVTPRLKERLGL